TACATGTtgcacatttttttctgatttgtaaGGAATCATTAAGCAATGTATCTGTATGATATAAGTTCAGCTTAACCTGTGGTGGGGGTTAGAAGggtatgtttctttttcaatgaaTTAACGCTGAGGAACATCAAACTGAGTATATTTAGCTTGGCATCTGATTATAGATTCGGTTCGAAGTATTTAGCAACCTATGAATTAGTTTTCTTTAGATGAAAAGAAAGGCGAGCTAATTTTTATGGGCAACTCAGGTTTTATTTTGCTGACAGTGGGAGGTCTTGGATATCAaactatataataaaaataaatacttcatTGAAGTATCgatgaattttattcaaaattcagAACTTCTccataaaacaacattttgaacaacaaagaaagaaggaaaaaaaaagaaaaaaaaaagaaaaaacgtaGAAGTAAAATAGGCTGCATCTCTTCAGTGTCATctgaaaataaatagataaacagaTTGGTCAACAGCTTTGGGAATATACTGAAAAATTATCTTGTTACTCGCTATTTCGTCATTTCAGCGTTCAACTGAGGCGACAATAAGTCAACTTGTTCTACAACTAAACTGCATTATCCGTGTCATATAGTAGACATTACATACTAGAGTATAGGTGATCGTGACTTGGGTTTAAACTGTTATCACTAGTCAAATGAAATGCTAGAGGCATTCTATGTGAACTACTAAAAGTCAGCATTCTATGATAAACTATTAACAGTCAAGCTACATTGTTTACATTCGAAAATATTACATCGCATTATATAATGTATGATCTTGCTACTTACTTGCTTTAAGCCTTGCTAGATGGTACCCAGGGTGCATCATCCTTGTCGTCTGCAACGGTTCCATGTTTCTCTGtaacagaaatgtgaaaatgcatAAGAGAGACATATTACAGTCAACCATAATATCATAAACGAATCGATCGTTTATTCAGTTAAAGTGAAATTTTGTTTACCAACTTAGTTTGgaattttaaagacttaaaaTTCTTTCTCAAAGGCCTATTATTCTGACAATCCCGTTCTTGACCTTTTGAAATTGCTAGAAAGTACATGTCATGAATGACAGGACCTGGCAAATATTGGATTGAGGGCTTTGGACCATAGGAAACTGGTCCTTGATTGCCGGACGAGATTGATTCGGACAGGTATTGATTTGCTGGACGAGGAGGCATGTTTTGGAATTTGCTTTGCGGTGCAGTTCTTGAACTACCTGACGGGTAGGCTAGATTGCTAGGTTTAGCGATACTGGATCGGGCATTTATTAGACTCCTCGATAGGTGACATAGTACAAAGATTACTTACGCATGAATTCTACACCTGTCCTCGATTTGTTTAATTTGATTGCCGATTGGTTGGCGTCTTCCATGACGATGTTACTCAAACTGTCAGTCACAGCAATGTCTGCGATCTCTGAAGTTCAACAGAAACCtgatataattttatatgaaaataaaacgaggaTTTTTTAAACTACAATAAACAAGATCACCCTTTTGGTGATTACATATTTGAGTTTGGCGAAATGgacagaaatgaaaatatgttacaATAAGTAAGAAGTACATCCAAGTTGAAAACCCGATTCAAATTCGTTGATTTTtagttcatttttaaaattgaccaatgaccAAGGTGATGTTTAATTTAAGGAAGACTATCATTGTATTGAGTATCATCTTCCAAGAAAACATGCACTTACGGCTGATAACGCTTGAAGTCAGGGAAACGTTGTCGTCTGCGTTCACAGTGATTATTCTTGTGTTGCTAAGCAACTGATCCTCAGACCTCAATGTGTCGGCTGCTGTCTGTATTATCCTTGCTACGTAGTCCCCAACTATATTGTAAATAAAGCCAGTCTTATAATATGTATAATGTCATCAGAAACGCATACAATTAACAAGATTCCTGCATTTATGTTGTTTCTAGTTgcaaacaaaattcaaattttagcgTTTTTATGTCCATGCAAAATGTTCACGATATATTTCATATATGTGAGACAGTGTATATTTTCAAACCAttagtacaaatgtttttaaaaatagcaCAGGAAAGGAATGTGTGTTTAGAGCTTGTGTTTTAAAGTAGaaacatgaatatattaaaatatatgcaGTGAGCACTCTGTGGAACtattttccaagaaaaaaaggAGTACCTTGTCTGTCAAAGTCTTTGTCAGTCACATTTCCAACACTCAGTGGTTCATCTGCGGATAAAAAAAGGCATCacttacaaaataaattaagGGGTATTTTACGAGATATACACAAAATCAGAAGCTGAAATCAAGTTAAATACGATTTCATATAGGCTAAGTGTTTACTAAAAATGCATGTATTATCCCATGTGCGTGGTGGGGGAAGGGGCGTAGGGTAACAAAGTGAGGTAAAGAGTGATACATTTTCGGGTTACGTTTAGGGTCCAAATTAGGATTTTGATGATTAGAGTCATTTTTGAGGATTATAGTCATGATTTGGTTCGTTCTGTTCTATCAAAGGGTTTTGGAGGGCTCCAACACGTTACACTTCGTACAGTAACATGCGTCTACCGAGTGCACCATGTTGCCCACTACATtcgtttaaaatttcaaattaaactcacacgttcattttaatttttaaagcgTACAtagtttaaacaatttaaaaagatatgttttgaATGTTCtcgtaactgaaatactggtgaAAAACGGCCCTggacccaaaaacaaacaaatagattAGAGAATTCCTACAGCTATCCGCACAAGCATGTCATCCCAACCATTCAAAGAACATATTTAAATATAGATCTTTATATGATATAACTAAAATCAAAAACCTGTGACACTGTTTCCAGCAAGTATGTCAGGAATCACTATGTTGGATCTGCGTGGTGTTTTAGATAGCACCATATCTTTTGTTCCAGTCTCATTTAAGACACTGGCTGGGTCGACTCTTTGGCCTCTTCTTGCGTAGAATCGGCGGCGGAGTCTGTTGATAAACCGCGCCCACTGTTagagaaattaaaaaacaactttttattgtTGAATATATCACATTAGTAATTTAAAACTTAATGTCTATCATGTAGATGAATGCAGTTAGATTTGTTTTAGCAACGACTCTTAAAATATGATGCTGTTTACAAGATGCAAAACAGTCTTTTCATACAAAggacataaataaaacaatatattatctaaatgttttttttccgcGAAGTAGAAGACTATATGACTATGaagtctttcttttttctttcctgattattttttttccaaatctgTGATGTATATATTGAAGTTTGTATATGTATTACAGGGAAAAATATGATAgagtaaaagcaaaaaaaaaaaaaaagtaataaaatgcgtATGccattttatacagaaataatacagaaatttgttttatatattgaaacatttaataaGCAGAATgactgttataaaacttttaaaaatcagtGAATTCTCACTCTAAAAATGTACATTCACATAATGACTCATTCGTGATCATTCATGGACAATAAAAATCATTGACAAATTCTTAACCTGGCGGAAGAATGTTGTTCTTTAATGTgcgtttttcatttatataacaaAGATGTCTTACCCTTTCATTACAGGCTTCTTTCAGCCTTACACACCAGGTAAAACAGCCAGATTTTTCTCCGGCCATTGTGAAAGTAGTTTACAATACCAAGATGTAGTGTGCGGTTGCTAGTGAGCAACGTCAGGTTACGTCACGTATTGTCATGACGTTTGGACGTCGACATTATGGAAGAGTCTATTTGACTGTATTAAAACTGTTCGATGCGCAGAGTAAAACATTTCTAATCACATTTATCTAAACTTATCAAACTGTCACCGGAATTACTTCCAACAATTTTGGTGTCAATGTATAAAATTCGCGTATATACTTGCGCTTTTATATATGTTATGCAGATGCGCGTTGttgtatttcattaacagaaGGCCACCCTGACGCTTTGCACTTAATGAATGaaagacataaaaatatacttttatgaaataaatgagtTACTTCTAATTGATActagtttatcaaaaaaaaaaaaataataataataataataccaccAGTTAAAAATAACAACGAACCGTTAGAATAattcatttttagacattttaccCCATGACCGTATTTCTTTATTGCATCCGAGAGTAAGAATGAAATCTTGgtaaaaatattatcataaatacatcGAAGGTGCTCTCAAGTGGTTCAGTAACTCGAATTGTGTCGGGTAACTGGACAATGgcttctttaacccttaccctgctaaatttccataatgatTTTTTCTacctttcagtttggacagtaccattaactgttaaaagggatgcgtacaaaaagttactggctgaatggcgaacaatgcagatcatgattagactacATGGAtgtaccactggcaccagaccagaaagaaaatgcctcagtacatgttataccctacccctaggtatcatataagaaccatgatcatgaacgggaaatatactaacccatttcaatcgcgtatgtcatacctaaaacacgcagttcagtaaatgtgtactattgatattaaacaagcgataatttatcttcattcgtgcacctgtcacattgtctcaatattccatattgcagagatgctccatatattttatgctttagtcaacgttacagaaaaacttgcgtgaactcccctaatgaacatccggtctagaggt
This Mercenaria mercenaria strain notata chromosome 17, MADL_Memer_1, whole genome shotgun sequence DNA region includes the following protein-coding sequences:
- the LOC123536997 gene encoding uncharacterized protein LOC123536997, which produces MAGEKSGCFTWCVRLKEACNERWARFINRLRRRFYARRGQRVDPASVLNETGTKDMVLSKTPRRSNIVIPDILAGNSVTDEPLSVGNVTDKDFDRQVGDYVARIIQTAADTLRSEDQLLSNTRIITVNADDNVSLTSSVISQIADIAVTDSLSNIVMEDANQSAIKLNKSRTGVEFMQKHGTVADDKDDAPWVPSSKA